In a genomic window of Mus pahari chromosome 8, PAHARI_EIJ_v1.1, whole genome shotgun sequence:
- the LOC110325365 gene encoding annexin A8: MAWWKAWVEQEGVSVKGSSHFNPDPDAETLYKAMKGIGTNEQAIIDVLTKRSNVQRQQIAKSFKAQFGKDLTETLKSELSGKFERLIVALMYPPYSYEAKELHDAMKGLGTKEGVIIEILASRTKNQLREIMKAYEEDYGSTLEEDIQGDTSGYLERILVCLLQGSRDDVSGFVDPGLVLQDAQDLHEAGEKILGTDEMKFITILCTRSATHLMRVFEEYEKIANKCIEDSIKSETHGSLEEAMLTVVKCTRNVHSYFAERLYYAMKGAGTRDGTLIRNIVSRSEIDLNLIKGQFKKMYGKTLSSMITADTSGYYKTALLNLVGTDL; the protein is encoded by the exons ATGGCCTGGTGGAAAGCCTGG GTTGAACAGGAGGGCGTCAGCGTAAAGGGTAGTTCTCACTTCAACCCAGACCCTGATGCAGAGACCCTCTACAAAGCCATGAAGGGGATTG GAACCAATGAGCAGGCCATCATAGACGTGCTCACCAAGAGGAGCAATGTGCAGAGGCAGCAGATTGCCAAGTCCTTCAAGGCTCAGTTTGGAAAG GACCTCACTGAGACCTTAAAGTCAGAGCTGAGTGGCAAATTTGAGAGACTCATTGTGGCCCTGATGTACCCGCCATACAGCTACGAGGCCAAGGAGCTGCACGATGCCATGAAG GGCTTAGGAACCAAAGAAGGAGTCATCATTGAGATCCTGGCTTCTCGGACCAAGAACCAGCTGAGAGAGATAATGAAGGCATACGAGGAAG ACTATGGGTCTACCCTGGAAGAAGACATCCAAGGAGACACGAGTGGCTATCTGGAGCGGATTCTGGTGTGTCTCCTGCAG GGCAGCAGAGATGATGTGAGCGGCTTTGTGGACCCAGGACTGGTCCTTCAAGATGCACAG GACCTGCATGAAGCGGGTGAGAAGATTCTGGGGACCGACGAGATGAAGTTCATCACTATCCTGTGCACACGCAGTGCCACTCACCTGATGAGAG TGTTCGAGGAATATGAAAAAATTGCCAACAAGTGCATTGAGGATAGCATCAAGAGTGAGACCCATGGTTCGCTGGAGGAGGCCATGCTCACTGTGG TGAAATGCACCCGGAACGTCCACAGCTACTTTGCAGAGAGACTCTACTACGCCATGAAG GGAGCGGGGACCCGTGATGGAACGCTGATAAGGAACATTGTTTCCAGGAGTGAGATTGACTTGAATCTTATCAAGGGTCAGTTTAAGAAGATGTACGGCAAGACTCTCAGCAGCATGATCACG GCCGACACCAGTGGTTACTACAAGACTGCCCTGCTGAACCTTGTGGGCACTGACCTctga